The genomic segment CAAGCTTGATCACTTGGGTGAAGAAACTCTGAATGCGAAGTTGCCGGGTATTTTGGAGTTGTCGCGCACCTTTGCGCACGCTGACCCGGTAAAAGAGCCGATTCCCGTAGTGCCAACCTGTCATTACATGATGGGTGGTATTCCCACCAATGTCAGTGGTCAGGCGCTGACTCAGGATGCCGACGGCAATGATAAGGTGATACCCGGTTTCTACGCCTGTGGTGAAGCCGCCTGTGTTTCTGTTCACGGTGCTAACCGTCTGGGTGGTAACTCGCTGTTGGATCTGGTGGTGTTTGGTCGCTCAGCGGGCCAGTACATCGAGAAAAGCTTGCGTGAGGGAATTGAGCTTAGCGAGCCGCGCGACTCGGACATTGAAGCGGCCATGGCGCGCCTTGATCGTCTTAATACGTCCAAGGGTGGCGAGTCTACAGCCGCCTTGCGCACCGAGCTGCAGAACGTGATGCAAAACCACTTCGGCGTGTTCCGCAAGGGCGAGTTCATGCAGGAGGGGATTAAAAAGCTGGCCGATTTGCGCGAGCGTATCGCCAATGTCAGCCTTGAAGACAAAAGCAATGCTTTTAACACATCTCGCATTGAGGCTCTGGAGTTGCAGAACCTGCTGGAGGTGGCTGAGGCAACCGCCATTGCTGCTGAGGAGCGCAAAGAATCTCGCGGTGCTCACGCTCGCGAAGACTTCCAGGAGCGCGATGACGACAACTGGCTGTGTCACTCCATGTTTTTCCCCGCCGACAAGCGTGTGGGTAAGCGTGCCGTAAACTTTGCGCCCAAATCGATGGACGCATTTGAGCCGAAAATTCGTACTTATTAATGGGGTGGTGAGATATGTTGAAAGTAGAGATTTACCGCTATAACCCGGAAACTGACTCCGCGCCCTACATGAAGACTTACGAAATCGATACTAAGGGCAAGGATCTGATGGTGCTGGATGTGCTTGAGCAGCTTAAAGCTCAGGACACCACGCTGTCCTACCGTCGTTCGTGTCGTGAAGGTGTATGCGGCTCCGATGGCATGAATATTAACGGCAAAAACGGCTTGGCCTGTATCACGCCGCTGTCTGAGTGCGTTAAAAAAGGTAAGTTGATATTGCGTCCGCTGCCGGGATTGCCGGTTATTCGCGATCTGGTTGTGGATATGTCTCAGTTTTATGCGCAATACAAGAAAATTGAGCCCTATCTGCAAACCGATACTCCGGCTCCGGCTATCGAGCGCTTACAATCACCGGAAGAACGGGCTAAACTCGACGGCCTGTATGAGTGTATACTTTGTGCCTGTTGCTCAACCAGCTGCCCTTCGTTCTGGTGGAATCCAGACAAATTTATTGGCCCAGCTGGCTTGCTGCAGGCTTACCGTTTCTTGGTAGACAGCCGCGACGAGGCAACTGAACATCGCCTGACCAACCTGGATGACCCCTTCAGCGTATTTCGTTGCCACGGCATCCAGAATTGTGTATCGGTGTGCCCCAAGGGGTTGAACCCAACCCGGGCCATTGGTCACATACGGTCCATGTTGCTGCGCAGTGCGACCTAACAGGACGAATTGTGCATGAATGAGTAACGCTAATGCGCTGTCA from the Gilvimarinus sp. DA14 genome contains:
- a CDS encoding succinate dehydrogenase iron-sulfur subunit → MLKVEIYRYNPETDSAPYMKTYEIDTKGKDLMVLDVLEQLKAQDTTLSYRRSCREGVCGSDGMNINGKNGLACITPLSECVKKGKLILRPLPGLPVIRDLVVDMSQFYAQYKKIEPYLQTDTPAPAIERLQSPEERAKLDGLYECILCACCSTSCPSFWWNPDKFIGPAGLLQAYRFLVDSRDEATEHRLTNLDDPFSVFRCHGIQNCVSVCPKGLNPTRAIGHIRSMLLRSAT